The Cytophagia bacterium CHB2 DNA window CCGGTGAACGGACTGGAAGGATCGACCGCCACAATGCCAACGGTATAGTTCTGCTGGCGCAAAAGTTTGGTCAACTCGTCCACCGTGGTGGATTTGCCCGCGCCCGGCGGGCCGGTGATGCCGAGACGATAGGCTCTGCCGACTTTGGCATAAATCGCGTCGAGCAACGCCGGCGCCTCCGGGCTTTCATTTTCAACGGCTGTGATGATCTTGGCCAGAGCGCGGCGCGAGCCAGAGAAAAATTGTGAGAGGAGGTTGGATGGTGTCATTATGCGACTTCGGCTGTTTCCAGGGTGATCGCGCGCGCCCGCTCAACCGGGCGATAGTACAGCTTTTCAAAACCGATCACGTTTTGAGTGGAACGGTCTTTAATCAGAATGACGCCCTCGCCGGTCTCCTCACAAACCTGATCAGTTCGCGGTTCTTCCCAGTAGACTGTCAAGGTTTCTCCTACGGGATCGTGAATTACACGGATGTGGGCCATATTATTTCTCCTTATTCCGCAAGCGATGGCGAATGAGAATTCTTTTGCGTTTTTTCAATCTCCCACAATTTCGCGTACTTCGTAAATACGTATGCCGCTGAAAAGCAGGCGAGTATGAATCCCGGCATGCCGTCGAGAAAGCCGGTTTTGAAAACATACATGCGCAAAAACATCCAGAACGGGCGAAACAGCAAATCCCACCACTGCCAGCGCTTGCCTTTGCGATGCAGTTCTTCGGCAGCAAGCGAGGTATAACGATTGAATTTTTCAAAATAGCGGCGAATGTCGCGATCAGTGTAATGCAAAAGATGGTTTTGCAGGCGACCGATTTTGCCTTTGAGTTCAACCCCCTCGTGAACTTTGAGATTGTTGAAATTTGCATTCTCCCGCCGGAAGAGGCGCAGCACATAACCGGGATACCAACCGCCGTGCATGATCCAACGCCCGAGAAAATTGGCCAGACGGGCAAGTTCATAGCCGGCGCAGGCCGGGGCATTTGAGAGTAAATCACAAATTTCCTGACGCAGCTCGGGCGTGACGCGCTCGTCGGCGTCGATCCACAACACCCAATCGCCGGTGCATTGCGCCAGCGCGAATCGTTTCGCGGCCGCATAACCCTCCCAGGGCCGCACGAAAACTTTGTCGGTGAATTCCCTGGCCAGCGCGACGGTGTTGTCCTGGCTTTCGGCATCGACCACCACAATCTCCTGCACCCAATGCAGGGAAGCGAGGCATTCATGAATGTTCTCGCCCTCGTTTTTGGTGATCACGATGGCCGACAGGCGCGCCGTGCTCTCATTTTGAACGGCCGCTTGGCGATCTAATTTTTGCGGAGTTTCAACGCTAACCGCACTCATTTTGCACCGGCCAATTTTCGTGAAACGCGTTTAGAGCGGCGCTGATCACGCTTCAAGGCTTCCGACAATTTCTGTTGCAGCCAAAGGTGCACAAGCGTCTCCGCAGAAATCCCGCGCCGGCGCGCAACTCTGCCGATTTTTTCGGCAAGCTCGCTTTCCAGGCGGAGAGGTTGATTGCGAAGATCAACTATCACATCTTTGACCTCGCTAAAATAATCGCGATACTGAGTCAAATCGTGTTCTGTCCAAAAATCAGCTTCAGCCTCCGGGCTTTCAAAACGTTCAGGCACAGGATCACGATTCTTATGGTTTGTACCGCGCTTGGTTCTGCTTTTAGTGTCTGGCTTTCGCATAATGCTTACGCTCATTTTTGTTCATGTCCCTGGCGCTCATTATCAAAGCATCTTGGTTGAGCTTGTAAATAAAAAACACAATCAAGTACCGGCCGGAGTTTGTTCGTCCCCATGCCGAATACATATCCTCGTCGCTGATCACCTTGCCTCTTTCACGAAATTCAAAATAAGGGTAATTGCTGAATACTTGCCCTACTTCGAAGTCATCGACATGGTGCTTGCTCCAAAGTTTTTCTTGAATCCGTTCCGAGATAATGACATTCCGAATGATCATGCCATCCCCACAAAAGGTTTTGTATCAATTCAACTCGCTTTTTCTAAAACCGCCTCTCGCAAACGAGAGCTATTATGCGTCGTATACACAGCCTCCACCAGCCACTCCGGCCGGAATTCCGTCACGCAAATCGGGCCGTGCGGCATGTCGCATACTTTTTTCCAGCACGGCGCGCACGGCAAATCGCGAATGATTTTGACGCCGCGATCGTAAAGCTCGATTTCCGCGGCGCACGAAAGGCCGAACCAGGCCACGACGTATTTTTTCAAACCAATGGCAATGTGCATGCCCAGGCTGTCGCCGCTGACAACAATGTCTGCGAGATTCTCCAGAACAATTCCCTCACGCAAACCCAATGTCGTCGGCGTGGGAATCGCCGCGCCCTCGCACAACTCTGCCAGGCGTTGATTGCGCTCAGTGTCTTCGCGGCCGCCGAGCAGGATGATTTTGACCTCGGGCATGGCCACAGCTATTTGTCGAATGGCCGCGGCTTGCGTTTCGATTTCGAGTTTTTTGAGAGAAAAGAGCGTCGAGCAACCGGTATTGAAACCGATGACAGTTTCGGCTTCGCGCAAACCCAACTCGCGCCGCCAACGTTCGCAAGCGGCCAGCTCTTCCGGAGTTAATTGCAAAACATATTCGTCGCGGCGATAGTCAATTTCCCACGCCTCGGCAAGAATATCATTCCCGGTGCGTTGGTTCACACGAAATTTGAAGTGATCATCGACGCCGAGGCGATAGCCGTATTCCGCGCCTGGGTTCAATGGCACAATTGCGCCGTTCTCATTCAAGCCGAAGCCACGCTTGCTGGCGGCATTGACAATATTCATGAATGCTGCCGCCGGCCGGCTTTTATCGGCATTGAGCGCCACCTCGAATCTCTGCTGTAGAATCGCTATGCGATTTTCGTCGTTCCATTCCACCAGATGATCGATGAACGGATTGTTTTGCAGCAGCGGCAAGGCATTCTTGCGTGTGATCCAGGTGATGTGACTATCGGGATAGGTTCGTTTGAGCGCCGGCAACTGCGCGGTGGTGGCCAGCACCGTGCCGAGCGCATCGAGATTCACGATCAGCACGCGTGTGGCCATCGGAATGCGATCTTGACAGCCTTCACAGAGCTTGAATGGCACACACGGCTTGTAGCCGGTGAACAACCGGCAATCCGGAATGATCGTTTGCGAATCGTAGAATGGGCTCAGCGGTGGCTTTGATTTCATGCGAAAACTTACGGTATCATGGCTTGAAGTGCAAGGAGAAATTCCTGGGGATGAAGCGATTGCACATAATCGCGTTGCCGTTTCAGGGACTCGGCAGATAGGACGCCGCAATCCGGTGTAATCGTCTGAGCAAATAAGACAAATTCTACTTGCACAAAAATCACAAAAAAGGCATATTCATCACACTCTCGCCCGTTCATATGACGGTAAACTTCTGAAATTTCTTGAAACTTCTCCATAAATATTTCTCGAGCGAGTTAGCGAACATCAGTAACACAGCTCAGGGGGCTCCGATGAAACGTGCGGCGCTGTTGTTTTCTTTTCTCTTGTTGAGTGAAGCACGGGCACAAATCATTCTCTCCGAAGTGATGTTCAATCCTCGCGGTAACGAAAACTCCAATGAATTCGTCGAGTTGTTCAATGCCAGTTCGGCCGATTCGATCTCGCTGGCGGGCTGGCGCATTGGCGATCAAAGCGCCTCAGAAGACATTATCGCGTGGCAATCCGGCTTGAAACTCGCGCCGCAACAATTCGCCGTGATTCTCGATCCGAGTTATTTCACGTCCTCAACGCAATACGATGCCCTCATTCCTCCGGAAGCCCTTATCCTCACGATTAGCGACAATGCCTTCGGCAGCGGCGGATTCTCAAACAGCGCCGCAGAAACCGTGATCTTGATCAATGCTGCGGGCGACACGGTGGCGAAGTATTTTTATTCCCTCGGCAATCCCGACGGCATCTCCGACGAGAAGATCAATTTGAATGAAGATGATTCTCCTCAAAATTGGACAGATGCGTTGCGGGTTGATGGCACGCCCGGCGCGCGAAATTCCGTTGCGCCGAGTTTGATCGATGCCGGTCTCGCCGAGGGCAGTTTGCAAATCGAGCCGGGCGCGTTGCGTGAAGGCATGACGGCAACGATTCGCGTGCTCGTGCGCAATCTCGGGGTCGCGCCGGTTGCAGCCTTTCAGGTCGATTTCAATCTCATGGCGACAAGCCCCGAATTTCCTGCAACGATTTTTCTGGGTAACTTTCTCTCCTCGCGAACGCTGGCGCAGGATGACAGCATGGACGTCACCCTCATAACACCCGCCTTGCGCGTGGGAAAATATACACTGCGCGCCCAACTCATGCTGGACGAGGATGCCAATGCGCGCAACGACACGCTAGCGATTCCGGTGGCGATAGGCTGGCCTCGCTCGACGTTGTTGATCAACGAAATAATGTTCACACCTGCCAGCGGCCAGCCGGAATGGCTTGAAATCTACAATCCGCAATCCTTCAGCGTGCCGTTGTTGAATTGGATGATCGAAGATGAAGCCGGCAGCCGCGGCGCCATAGAGAAAAATATTTTTATTCCGCCGCGCAGCTTGCGCGTGCTCACAGCCTCGGCAGACATGGCAACTCTCTTCAATCTACCTGAGGATGCCGTCATTCTCACCAATCGCTTTCCCTCCTTGAACAATTCCGGCGACTTGATTCTCTTGCGCGATTTCAGTGACGCCGTGATTGATTCCGTTTTCTATGAAGGCGACTGGGGCGCGCCCGGCAAGTCAATCGAAAAAATTTGGCACGAACGCGACAACAACCGCCGCAACTGGCTGCCGAGCGCCGCGGGGCAAGGCGCGACGCCGGCGGAATTCAACAGCGTCAGCCCGCGCGAGCATGATTTGCAACTCGAGCAATTGCGGTTTACACCAGCCCAGCCGCATTACGGCGAAAACGTGGAATTGGAAGCGATGATTCTGAATCGCGGCCGGAAGGCATTATCGAATTATACCGTGCATTTTTTCTATGATCCGATCGGCGCGCAGGATTCGACAGTGATGGTAGAATTGGGCGCTTTTGCCGCCGCGCAAGCACTGGCGCCCGAAGATTTTGCCACGGTAAAACTGGTCTGGCCGCAACCGCCCTCCGGCAAGAACGTTGTCATTGCCGACGTTCGTGCACCGCAGGATCTTGTTTTGACAAATAATCATCTCACAGCAGAATTGTGGGTGGGCTATCCGGCGCACACGGTGGCAATCAATGAAATCTATTATGCCCCGCGCAGCAGCGAGGTTGAATGGTTTGAGTTGTTCAATTGCAGCAACGCCACGGCTAATCTCGCCCGTTGGCGCTGGCAAGATGCCGAGTCCGAAGTGGCCGTGATTTTTCCGGACAGCAGTTTTTTGCTGGCGCCCGGGGCGTTTGCCGTTATTTCGCCGAAAGGCAGCTTGCCGCTGCTTACGCCTGTCGCTCTGCGCGTCGTTATCGGAAACTGGTTAACGCTGAATAACGAAGCGGATCGCATTCGACTATGGGATTTTAATAAAGGCTTACAAGACAGCGTGAGTTTTCGCAACCGCTGGGGCGGCGATACAGGTTTTTCTCTCGAACGCATCAATCCCAGATTGGCGGCACAGGATAGCAG harbors:
- a CDS encoding lamin tail domain-containing protein; protein product: MKRAALLFSFLLLSEARAQIILSEVMFNPRGNENSNEFVELFNASSADSISLAGWRIGDQSASEDIIAWQSGLKLAPQQFAVILDPSYFTSSTQYDALIPPEALILTISDNAFGSGGFSNSAAETVILINAAGDTVAKYFYSLGNPDGISDEKINLNEDDSPQNWTDALRVDGTPGARNSVAPSLIDAGLAEGSLQIEPGALREGMTATIRVLVRNLGVAPVAAFQVDFNLMATSPEFPATIFLGNFLSSRTLAQDDSMDVTLITPALRVGKYTLRAQLMLDEDANARNDTLAIPVAIGWPRSTLLINEIMFTPASGQPEWLEIYNPQSFSVPLLNWMIEDEAGSRGAIEKNIFIPPRSLRVLTASADMATLFNLPEDAVILTNRFPSLNNSGDLILLRDFSDAVIDSVFYEGDWGAPGKSIEKIWHERDNNRRNWLPSAAGQGATPAEFNSVSPREHDLQLEQLRFTPAQPHYGENVELEAMILNRGRKALSNYTVHFFYDPIGAQDSTVMVELGAFAAAQALAPEDFATVKLVWPQPPSGKNVVIADVRAPQDLVLTNNHLTAELWVGYPAHTVAINEIYYAPRSSEVEWFELFNCSNATANLARWRWQDAESEVAVIFPDSSFLLAPGAFAVISPKGSLPLLTPVALRVVIGNWLTLNNEADRIRLWDFNKGLQDSVSFRNRWGGDTGFSLERINPRLAAQDS
- a CDS encoding BrnT family toxin codes for the protein MIIRNVIISERIQEKLWSKHHVDDFEVGQVFSNYPYFEFRERGKVISDEDMYSAWGRTNSGRYLIVFFIYKLNQDALIMSARDMNKNERKHYAKARH
- a CDS encoding glycosyltransferase family 9 protein, whose product is MKSKPPLSPFYDSQTIIPDCRLFTGYKPCVPFKLCEGCQDRIPMATRVLIVNLDALGTVLATTAQLPALKRTYPDSHITWITRKNALPLLQNNPFIDHLVEWNDENRIAILQQRFEVALNADKSRPAAAFMNIVNAASKRGFGLNENGAIVPLNPGAEYGYRLGVDDHFKFRVNQRTGNDILAEAWEIDYRRDEYVLQLTPEELAACERWRRELGLREAETVIGFNTGCSTLFSLKKLEIETQAAAIRQIAVAMPEVKIILLGGREDTERNQRLAELCEGAAIPTPTTLGLREGIVLENLADIVVSGDSLGMHIAIGLKKYVVAWFGLSCAAEIELYDRGVKIIRDLPCAPCWKKVCDMPHGPICVTEFRPEWLVEAVYTTHNSSRLREAVLEKAS
- a CDS encoding glycosyltransferase family 2 protein, with amino-acid sequence MSAVSVETPQKLDRQAAVQNESTARLSAIVITKNEGENIHECLASLHWVQEIVVVDAESQDNTVALAREFTDKVFVRPWEGYAAAKRFALAQCTGDWVLWIDADERVTPELRQEICDLLSNAPACAGYELARLANFLGRWIMHGGWYPGYVLRLFRRENANFNNLKVHEGVELKGKIGRLQNHLLHYTDRDIRRYFEKFNRYTSLAAEELHRKGKRWQWWDLLFRPFWMFLRMYVFKTGFLDGMPGFILACFSAAYVFTKYAKLWEIEKTQKNSHSPSLAE